In one Nitrososphaera viennensis EN76 genomic region, the following are encoded:
- a CDS encoding HAD-IC family P-type ATPase, with translation MSKNNNNNIQTARGKKESAISGRVIRDSITKMSPYDLARNSPVMFAVEVGFFLVLAIAVFPDISNEYVNKSQVFYIESAIILILTVWFATFSESLSEAQARARVDSLRSLEKEVPARKWVNGKETIVTSTSLKPGDEVIVHAGEIIPRDGLVNEGKAFVDESMMTGESNPVFKEKGDRVIGGTRVASDKLLVEISAEIGRSFLDQMVGLIESATRPKTKNEIALTILLAGLSIIFIMVIGTLLFFARFLGYPVDIATLVALLVALMPTTIGALLPAIGVAGITRLGRDNIIAKSGKGIEAAGDCDVLVLDKTGTITEGSRSAIAFMPMQGFTEEDIGQAAFAASIHDTTHEGKSTVYLAEAKNFVPPLLEKIITAKPIEFSAETRYSGIELIPSKRATLEEMEAVKSFNGPVSSGCRVATMLREITRSNRNARILKGSIDAMLPMADNLNEAELKWKSQEVSKTGGTPLIVMIDRTAIGLVALKDNLKENIRQKLDEVRATGISTVMITGDNKLTAEVIAHEANVDQVIAEAKPTDKLRKVEEEQRRGHVIGMVGDGTNDAPALAKADVGLAMNSGTAAAKEAANMVDLDSDPSKILKVVKLGKQLLMTRGAITTFSIANDVAKYFALLPAMFMESNPKMQALNIMQLHSAETAVLSTLIFNAIIIPLLIPLALKGTRFKPEPPQKTFVRNMFIYGIGGAILPFAAIKGIDVLLSIFM, from the coding sequence ATGAGCAAAAATAATAACAACAATATCCAAACAGCACGCGGAAAAAAAGAATCTGCGATAAGCGGCAGGGTGATCCGCGACTCGATCACAAAAATGAGCCCGTACGATCTTGCCAGAAACAGCCCGGTGATGTTTGCCGTCGAAGTAGGGTTCTTTCTTGTCCTTGCGATCGCGGTATTTCCAGACATCTCTAACGAATACGTGAACAAGAGCCAGGTATTCTACATAGAGAGTGCGATAATACTCATCCTCACCGTGTGGTTTGCGACATTTTCAGAGTCGCTCTCGGAAGCCCAGGCAAGGGCGAGGGTCGACTCGCTCCGGAGCCTGGAAAAAGAGGTTCCAGCGCGCAAGTGGGTAAACGGCAAGGAAACAATAGTCACGTCGACCAGCCTAAAGCCGGGAGACGAAGTCATAGTCCATGCAGGCGAGATCATACCCAGGGACGGACTTGTCAACGAAGGCAAGGCGTTTGTCGACGAGTCGATGATGACGGGCGAGTCCAATCCTGTCTTTAAGGAAAAGGGCGACAGGGTGATTGGAGGGACGAGGGTCGCAAGCGACAAGCTGCTGGTAGAGATCTCAGCAGAAATAGGACGCAGCTTTCTCGACCAGATGGTCGGCCTGATAGAGAGCGCGACAAGGCCCAAGACAAAGAACGAGATCGCGCTGACGATACTCCTGGCAGGGCTGTCGATAATATTCATCATGGTCATAGGCACCCTGCTGTTCTTTGCCCGCTTCCTCGGATACCCGGTGGACATCGCGACTCTTGTGGCGCTCTTGGTGGCGCTGATGCCCACCACCATCGGGGCGCTGCTTCCCGCAATCGGAGTCGCAGGGATCACAAGGCTTGGGCGCGACAACATCATTGCAAAATCCGGCAAGGGGATCGAGGCGGCCGGCGACTGCGACGTGCTGGTGCTTGACAAGACAGGCACCATCACCGAGGGAAGCAGGAGCGCAATAGCGTTCATGCCGATGCAGGGCTTTACTGAAGAGGACATTGGCCAGGCAGCGTTTGCAGCATCCATACACGACACTACACACGAAGGCAAATCTACGGTCTACCTTGCAGAGGCAAAGAATTTCGTGCCGCCACTTTTGGAAAAGATAATCACTGCAAAGCCGATAGAGTTCAGCGCAGAGACAAGGTACAGCGGCATAGAGCTCATCCCGAGCAAGAGGGCGACCCTGGAAGAGATGGAGGCAGTCAAGTCGTTCAACGGCCCGGTAAGCAGCGGCTGCAGAGTCGCGACAATGCTGCGAGAGATCACCCGCTCCAACAGGAACGCAAGGATCCTCAAAGGCTCCATAGACGCCATGCTTCCGATGGCCGACAACCTCAACGAGGCTGAGCTGAAATGGAAGTCCCAGGAAGTCTCAAAGACCGGCGGCACGCCCCTCATCGTGATGATCGACAGGACGGCCATAGGGCTTGTTGCGCTAAAGGACAACCTCAAGGAAAACATCCGGCAAAAGCTTGACGAGGTCAGGGCTACGGGAATAAGCACGGTTATGATAACAGGGGACAACAAGCTGACCGCAGAGGTCATTGCACACGAGGCAAATGTCGATCAGGTGATAGCAGAGGCCAAGCCCACGGACAAGCTGAGAAAAGTCGAGGAGGAGCAGAGAAGGGGCCACGTCATAGGCATGGTAGGCGACGGCACCAACGACGCGCCTGCGCTTGCCAAGGCCGACGTCGGCCTTGCCATGAACAGCGGGACAGCTGCTGCAAAAGAGGCCGCAAACATGGTCGACCTTGACTCGGACCCGTCAAAGATACTGAAGGTGGTCAAGCTCGGCAAGCAGCTGCTCATGACGAGGGGAGCCATAACCACGTTCAGCATCGCCAACGACGTGGCAAAGTACTTTGCGCTGCTGCCGGCGATGTTCATGGAGAGCAACCCCAAGATGCAGGCGCTCAACATAATGCAGCTGCACAGCGCCGAGACGGCGGTGCTGTCGACTCTGATATTCAACGCAATCATCATACCGCTCCTGATACCGCTGGCTCTAAAGGGGACGCGGTTCAAGCCCGAGCCCCCACAAAAGACGTTTGTGAGGAATATGTTCATCTACGGAATAGGCGGGGCGATACTGCCGTTTGCGGCCATCAAGGGGATCGACGTACTTCTGTCGATCTTTATGTGA
- the kdpA gene encoding potassium-transporting ATPase subunit KdpA: protein MADPTVQLAVLLGSTVTMAVLFGTYMARMITYESRPLEKTLARVENGFYKMVGIDKDQQMSWKEYLLALVVTNAIVAGFVFVMLMAQGLLPVSQGLDGFSPDLAFHTAASFITNTNLQHYAGDQQLSVFSQMTVITFIMFVAPASGIAAAFAFIRAFIRKNFGLGNFYVDFIRVIVTLLLPVAFVSALLLVFLGVPQTLAPSATVGTLEGGQQTMVMGPVASLESIKQLGSNGGGYFSANSAHPFENPSGLSSMFETLLMLVIPLSFPIAFAKLVGKGRGVSILIAMLAGFGVMLGIALVQESGPALLETRFGSFGSVLFNVGSLSTNTGAVASSLAGMSPSAVTGLFLGMFVQAIPGADGTGMMTMIVYVVLTLFIVGLMVGKTPEYLSMKISSHDIKLAVFIFLIHPALILIPTAISLMSGDAQTVLGTQGQQTVTATGYTQTLYEYTSAAANNGSDYFGTSADTPFWNYSTGIVMLLGRYIPIGLMLAIAGSFTVKDRKEVIEPIKTQGPLFITVLVVMTFLLTALTFFPFLAIGPFSMGS, encoded by the coding sequence TTGGCAGATCCAACCGTGCAATTGGCAGTACTGCTTGGAAGCACCGTTACGATGGCGGTGCTGTTTGGGACGTACATGGCAAGGATGATAACGTACGAGAGCAGGCCGCTGGAAAAGACGCTGGCAAGGGTTGAAAACGGATTCTACAAGATGGTCGGGATCGACAAGGACCAGCAAATGAGCTGGAAGGAGTACCTCCTTGCCCTTGTAGTGACCAACGCCATAGTGGCAGGTTTTGTATTCGTCATGCTGATGGCCCAGGGCCTCCTGCCGGTGTCGCAGGGCCTAGATGGATTTAGCCCGGACCTTGCCTTCCATACGGCGGCATCTTTTATCACAAATACCAACCTCCAGCACTATGCAGGCGACCAGCAGCTTTCGGTATTTTCACAGATGACAGTAATTACTTTCATAATGTTTGTTGCGCCGGCGTCCGGCATTGCGGCAGCATTTGCTTTCATCAGGGCATTTATCAGGAAAAATTTCGGCCTGGGCAACTTTTACGTCGACTTTATCCGCGTCATCGTGACGCTTTTACTTCCCGTGGCGTTTGTCTCTGCCCTGCTCTTGGTGTTCCTGGGAGTCCCGCAGACCCTCGCCCCATCGGCAACCGTGGGCACGTTGGAAGGCGGCCAGCAGACGATGGTCATGGGCCCCGTGGCGTCGCTCGAATCCATAAAGCAGCTTGGAAGCAATGGCGGCGGCTATTTCTCTGCTAATTCCGCCCACCCGTTTGAAAACCCAAGTGGGCTTTCAAGCATGTTTGAAACACTCTTGATGCTTGTCATACCGCTCTCGTTCCCGATTGCGTTTGCAAAGCTGGTCGGGAAGGGAAGGGGCGTTTCGATCCTGATAGCAATGCTTGCAGGGTTTGGAGTGATGCTCGGAATAGCGCTTGTACAGGAAAGCGGGCCGGCGCTCCTTGAAACCCGGTTCGGCAGCTTTGGAAGCGTGCTGTTCAACGTAGGGTCCTTATCCACAAACACGGGCGCCGTCGCGTCCTCACTTGCAGGCATGTCCCCGAGCGCGGTTACCGGCCTCTTCCTTGGCATGTTCGTCCAGGCAATCCCCGGCGCGGACGGCACGGGCATGATGACCATGATAGTCTACGTGGTCTTGACCCTGTTCATAGTCGGGCTGATGGTAGGCAAGACGCCAGAGTACCTGAGCATGAAGATAAGCTCGCACGACATCAAGCTGGCGGTGTTTATATTTCTGATACATCCGGCGCTGATACTCATCCCGACTGCAATATCGCTTATGAGTGGAGACGCGCAGACAGTACTTGGAACGCAAGGCCAGCAGACCGTCACGGCTACCGGATATACCCAGACGCTCTACGAATACACGTCGGCCGCTGCAAACAATGGCTCTGACTATTTTGGCACGTCGGCCGACACGCCGTTCTGGAACTATTCGACAGGGATCGTGATGCTGCTTGGCAGGTACATCCCTATTGGCCTGATGCTGGCAATCGCAGGCTCGTTCACCGTCAAGGACAGAAAGGAAGTCATCGAGCCCATCAAGACCCAGGGGCCGCTGTTCATAACCGTGCTGGTCGTCATGACGTTCCTTTTGACTGCGCTGACGTTCTTTCCGTTCCTTGCAATAGGGCCATTTTCGATGGGGAGTTGA
- a CDS encoding transcription factor S, which produces MRFCPECQTRLKPSGDDVVCPKCGFRAKKGASDGKSVTEVKQVTGRNASLKVMDDDKQQDLPTITIQCPTCDNNTAVWWMLQTRSADEATTQFFRCTKCNHTWRNYS; this is translated from the coding sequence ATGCGCTTTTGCCCAGAATGCCAGACGCGCTTGAAGCCATCAGGCGATGACGTAGTCTGCCCAAAGTGCGGATTTAGAGCAAAAAAGGGCGCTTCTGACGGCAAGAGCGTGACGGAGGTCAAGCAGGTCACCGGCAGGAACGCGTCGCTCAAGGTCATGGACGACGACAAGCAGCAGGACCTGCCCACTATAACCATCCAGTGCCCGACCTGCGACAACAACACGGCAGTATGGTGGATGCTCCAGACGAGGTCGGCGGATGAGGCTACGACCCAGTTTTTCAGGTGCACCAAGTGCAACCACACTTGGCGTAACTACTCGTAG
- a CDS encoding RpoL/Rpb11 RNA polymerase subunit family protein — protein sequence MLAEITDFKDNELELKVREEDISILYIVQHELLKEKSVDFAGVMLQHPLTKDFKMRVATKRKDPVEVIQDAAVSAADYSKELAGLVKAALK from the coding sequence ATGCTTGCAGAGATCACCGATTTTAAGGACAATGAACTTGAGCTGAAGGTGCGCGAGGAGGACATCTCTATCCTCTACATCGTCCAGCACGAGCTCTTGAAGGAAAAAAGCGTTGATTTTGCAGGGGTGATGCTCCAGCACCCACTCACCAAGGATTTCAAGATGAGGGTTGCGACAAAGAGAAAGGACCCAGTCGAGGTCATACAGGACGCGGCTGTTTCGGCTGCTGATTATTCCAAAGAGCTTGCCGGCCTTGTCAAGGCGGCGCTAAAATAA
- a CDS encoding tetratricopeptide repeat protein yields MPEESYISDTGFYLDSHSIPARVFYSASSYTTGATFQISEKETATKLAEIRIDAYRINNKEHNEPLYDLSIEYKLDEWRDDHDTAALLEKIAQQLKRKRHAHNVNTSEKYQNALQSRLSELDEKLKENPSSPALLKEKGVVFFNLQRYKEARACFDKVLEINRDDEDALFFRRASLKYDSDS; encoded by the coding sequence ATGCCAGAAGAGTCCTATATCTCAGACACTGGATTTTATCTAGATTCCCATTCAATACCGGCTCGAGTGTTTTATAGTGCATCTTCCTACACAACAGGTGCAACATTTCAGATCTCTGAAAAAGAAACGGCTACAAAGCTTGCAGAAATAAGAATAGATGCTTATCGCATTAACAATAAGGAACATAATGAGCCTCTCTACGACTTGTCCATAGAGTACAAACTAGACGAGTGGCGTGACGATCATGATACTGCGGCATTGCTAGAAAAGATTGCGCAGCAATTAAAGCGGAAACGTCATGCCCACAACGTCAATACATCCGAAAAGTATCAAAATGCCTTACAGAGCCGACTTTCTGAATTAGATGAAAAACTGAAGGAAAATCCTAGCAGCCCTGCTTTGCTCAAAGAGAAAGGAGTAGTATTTTTCAATCTACAAAGATACAAAGAGGCACGAGCGTGCTTCGACAAGGTATTGGAAATTAACCGCGACGATGAGGATGCCTTATTCTTTAGACGTGCATCTCTAAAATACGACTCTGACTCCTGA
- a CDS encoding winged helix-turn-helix domain-containing protein: MKSFDPDIRVLCRLAEAFSNAISLKKTHLHLASRLRWDLFNKYIEWLCANNYVLTDGNTYCLTSSGKEMFAKCLEFNVYLYGQRRT, translated from the coding sequence ATGAAGTCGTTTGATCCAGATATACGCGTACTTTGCCGCTTAGCGGAAGCCTTCAGCAACGCGATATCTCTGAAGAAAACGCATTTGCACTTGGCAAGCCGACTAAGGTGGGATCTTTTTAACAAGTATATTGAATGGCTATGCGCAAACAATTACGTACTAACAGACGGGAACACATACTGCTTAACCTCTTCCGGAAAAGAAATGTTTGCCAAATGCTTAGAATTTAATGTGTATCTTTACGGACAACGTCGAACATGA
- a CDS encoding MarR family winged helix-turn-helix transcriptional regulator codes for MMQKAFDFDLQKSVGISWSQAKVIMTLAQKNGMAQKEIADGICIEAPTLVPIIDKMEREGLVERRQDEADRRNNRVYLTERSRSLQHAIDESIARVRKVAYKGIAKDDLDTTRHVLDMISKNVADYLESQQKTPVAEIQQKAARQ; via the coding sequence ATGATGCAAAAGGCATTTGATTTTGATCTCCAAAAGAGCGTGGGGATCAGCTGGAGTCAAGCAAAAGTGATCATGACGCTTGCGCAAAAGAACGGGATGGCCCAGAAGGAAATTGCAGACGGCATCTGCATCGAGGCCCCGACACTCGTCCCGATAATAGACAAGATGGAGCGTGAAGGGCTAGTCGAGAGGAGGCAGGACGAGGCCGACCGGAGAAACAACAGGGTATACCTTACTGAAAGATCGCGGTCGCTTCAACATGCCATAGATGAAAGTATCGCACGGGTACGAAAGGTGGCGTACAAGGGCATAGCAAAAGACGATCTGGACACGACCAGGCACGTTTTGGACATGATCTCCAAAAACGTCGCCGACTACCTAGAGTCGCAGCAAAAGACCCCTGTCGCAGAGATCCAACAAAAAGCCGCAAGGCAGTGA